A genomic segment from Marinobacter gudaonensis encodes:
- the rnt gene encoding ribonuclease T, whose amino-acid sequence MTDESKPPHPMSRRFRGFLPVVVDVETAGFNPERDALLEVAAVILTMDEDGWLTRAETHVQQIDPFEGANLEQSALDFTGIDPWNPEREAVPEREGLSEIFGPIRKAVKAHDCKRAVLVGHNATFDHNFIFAAALRADIRRNPFHPFSTFDTATLAGLAYGHTVLAQACKLAGIPFSNKEAHSAAYDAEKTADLFCGIVNRWRELGGFPPPPVPADPE is encoded by the coding sequence GTGACTGACGAGAGCAAACCACCCCACCCCATGTCCCGCCGCTTCCGCGGCTTTCTGCCCGTGGTTGTCGATGTTGAAACCGCTGGTTTCAACCCGGAGCGGGATGCCCTGCTGGAAGTGGCGGCCGTTATCCTGACCATGGATGAGGACGGCTGGCTGACCCGCGCCGAGACCCATGTGCAGCAAATCGATCCGTTCGAGGGTGCCAATCTCGAACAGTCGGCGCTGGATTTTACCGGCATCGATCCCTGGAATCCCGAGCGGGAAGCCGTTCCGGAACGGGAAGGCCTGAGCGAAATCTTCGGCCCCATCCGCAAGGCAGTGAAGGCTCACGACTGCAAACGCGCTGTTCTGGTCGGACACAACGCCACCTTCGACCACAACTTTATCTTTGCAGCGGCGCTGCGGGCGGATATCCGCCGCAACCCCTTTCACCCGTTTTCCACTTTCGATACCGCCACCCTTGCAGGCCTGGCCTACGGGCACACCGTGCTGGCCCAGGCTTGCAAGCTGGCCGGCATTCCGTTCAGCAACAAAGAAGCGCATTCGGCAGCCTACGACGCCGAGAAAACCGCCGATCTGTTCTGCGGGATTGTCAATCGCTGGCGTGAACTGGGCGGCTTCCCGCCCCCTCCGGTGCCAGCAGATCCCGAATAA
- a CDS encoding DUF2788 domain-containing protein: MNEAVFSQLALLVFLTGLIVWMGFIVWDLAKKSQAGRFGTIALFTVLGAGVVGFIVKTVLVEIMQI; the protein is encoded by the coding sequence ATGAACGAAGCTGTCTTTTCGCAACTCGCGCTGTTGGTGTTCCTGACCGGACTGATTGTCTGGATGGGGTTCATCGTGTGGGACCTCGCCAAGAAATCCCAGGCCGGCCGGTTTGGCACCATCGCCCTGTTTACCGTGCTGGGGGCCGGTGTGGTGGGTTTTATCGTGAAGACCGTACTTGTCGAGATCATGCAGATCTAG
- a CDS encoding histone deacetylase family protein, with the protein MTTAFFSHDDFMRHNMGPEHPESPERLAAIISYLADTGLDQRLDWVRPEEATRDQLLMVHPEKYLHQLDLMQPTRGRVFTDPDTAMMPDTLRAARLAAGANVQAVDMVMSSQVTNAFVCARPPGHHAERSKSMGFCFYNNVAIAAMRALTFHHLERVAIIDFDVHQGNGTVDIVGGDERILMCSSFQHPFYPHSHVHRQAGNIVNIPIAADCSSEEYRQRVQDGWMERLNDFKPQLILISAGFDAHRLDPMAELNLETDDYRWLTELIVGVAHEHSNDRIISTLEGGYHLRALAESVNAHLEVLDSVY; encoded by the coding sequence ATGACCACGGCATTCTTTTCGCACGATGATTTCATGAGGCACAACATGGGGCCGGAACATCCGGAAAGTCCGGAACGGCTGGCCGCAATCATCAGTTACCTGGCAGACACCGGACTGGACCAGAGGCTCGACTGGGTGCGACCCGAAGAAGCAACCCGCGACCAATTGCTCATGGTGCATCCTGAGAAATACTTGCACCAGCTCGATCTGATGCAGCCAACACGGGGCCGCGTGTTCACCGACCCGGACACCGCGATGATGCCGGACACCTTGCGGGCCGCCAGGCTGGCCGCCGGAGCCAACGTGCAGGCGGTCGATATGGTAATGAGCAGCCAGGTGACCAACGCCTTTGTCTGCGCCCGTCCGCCGGGGCACCATGCGGAGCGGTCAAAATCCATGGGCTTCTGTTTTTATAACAATGTGGCCATCGCGGCCATGCGGGCCCTGACGTTTCACCACCTGGAGCGGGTCGCCATCATCGACTTTGACGTGCACCAGGGCAACGGCACCGTTGACATTGTAGGCGGCGACGAGCGCATCCTGATGTGTTCGAGCTTCCAGCACCCGTTCTACCCTCACTCGCATGTGCACAGACAGGCGGGCAACATTGTGAACATCCCCATTGCCGCGGACTGCTCCTCAGAGGAATACCGTCAACGTGTTCAGGATGGCTGGATGGAGAGGCTGAATGACTTCAAGCCGCAGCTGATTCTGATTTCCGCGGGCTTCGACGCACACAGGCTGGACCCCATGGCCGAGCTCAATCTGGAAACCGACGACTATCGCTGGTTAACGGAATTGATCGTGGGCGTGGCGCACGAACACAGCAACGACCGGATTATCTCCACGCTCGAAGGCGGGTATCACCTGCGGGCCCTGGCCGAGAGTGTCAACGCTCACCTGGAAGTGCTCGACTCGGTGTACTGA
- the pyrC gene encoding dihydroorotase, with protein MTEKLTITRPDDWHLHVRDGDILTDVVPATAACFRRAIIMPNLVPPVTTAADAGAYRDRILAAAEGTGFEPLMTLYLTESTSPEIVREAKAAGVVAAKLYPAGATTNSASGVKDVRNIYPVLDAMADCGMLLLVHGEVTDGDIDIFDREKVFLERVLSPILEAFPKLRVVLEHITTADSAEFVKQHNGGNLGATLTPQHLMYNRNHMLVGGIRPHLYCLPILKRNRHQQALRDAVASGDSRFFLGTDSAPHSKNRKETACGCAGCYSAYGAIGLYADIFEELGILDKLEAFASFNGADFYGLPRNTDTITLVREPWTMPAELPLADGTIVPLKAGETVNWRQA; from the coding sequence ATGACTGAAAAGCTCACTATCACACGCCCGGACGACTGGCATCTGCACGTCCGGGACGGCGACATCCTGACCGACGTGGTTCCGGCAACCGCCGCCTGTTTCCGCAGGGCCATCATCATGCCCAACCTGGTGCCGCCGGTGACCACTGCAGCGGACGCCGGCGCCTACCGGGACCGGATTCTGGCCGCCGCCGAAGGCACGGGTTTTGAGCCGCTGATGACCCTGTACCTGACCGAAAGTACCAGCCCCGAAATCGTTCGCGAGGCGAAGGCCGCCGGTGTCGTTGCCGCCAAGCTCTACCCGGCGGGCGCCACCACCAACTCGGCCTCGGGCGTGAAGGACGTACGCAACATCTACCCGGTGCTGGACGCCATGGCCGACTGCGGCATGCTGCTGCTGGTCCATGGTGAAGTGACGGACGGTGACATCGACATCTTTGATCGCGAGAAAGTGTTCCTCGAGCGGGTTCTTTCCCCGATCCTGGAGGCTTTTCCGAAGCTTCGGGTGGTGCTGGAACACATTACCACCGCCGATTCCGCAGAGTTTGTTAAGCAGCACAATGGCGGCAACCTGGGCGCCACCCTTACTCCCCAGCACCTGATGTACAACCGCAACCATATGCTGGTGGGTGGCATCCGGCCACACCTTTATTGCTTGCCGATCCTCAAACGCAATCGCCACCAGCAGGCCCTGCGCGATGCGGTGGCCAGCGGCGATTCGCGGTTTTTCCTGGGTACCGATTCCGCACCCCATTCAAAGAACCGCAAGGAAACCGCGTGCGGATGTGCGGGCTGCTACTCGGCCTACGGCGCTATTGGCCTGTACGCTGACATTTTTGAGGAGTTGGGCATTCTCGACAAACTCGAGGCCTTTGCCAGCTTCAATGGCGCCGATTTTTACGGCCTGCCACGAAATACCGATACCATCACCCTGGTGCGCGAGCCCTGGACCATGCCGGCAGAACTGCCCCTCGCAGACGGCACCATTGTGCCCCTGAAGGCAGGTGAAACCGTTAACTGGCGGCAGGCGTAA
- a CDS encoding bifunctional acetate--CoA ligase family protein/GNAT family N-acetyltransferase, giving the protein MSTRYLESLFNPASIAVIGASERADNLGGMVLRNLMGGGYPGRLLVVNQNDYENVHGVPCVRRVSKMDFCPDLAIICTPPDTVAKTIKKLGEAGVRTAIVMTGGMSRTHSKTGQPLMYAVREAARETGIRVLGPNTIGLMVPARSLNATYAHMGAIPGRVAFVGQSGTIASSVLDWAFARGVGFSYFLTLGDGMDIDHDDLIDYLAQDTQTRAILLHIENIPNARRFMSAVRVASRTKPVIAVKSGRVPESEWFPHELPAGLKRSDPIYDAMLQRAGVLRVDGLGQMFDALETLTRMRPLRRESLAIMANGVGPGVLAVDRLADLGGELARMSESSIEALAELLPPYWTRKNPIDLNYDASPELYGQAIKILARDPEVANVLVMYAPSLTEDSLRIADAVVQASKGTRLNVFTCWLGQSTVMDSREEFYRAGLPSFFNPEKAVMAFMQHVRHQRVQRLLTETPESFTDHFADRTQTRRLVASARRSGRYHLSNREARDLVRDYGISTIETMYCDDMEEVLEVFAVERRPIDITIIHEQACHPFLDLSPTQRRYKGTVQKLNSEAAIMDSCRYLMEEYRKHFPDSGFLGFAVQRSYQHVGGIEFSVGITRDPLFGPLVVCGAAGAQINVMTDRQIALPPLNMVLARELLRRTYMYKLLKEHSLKPEEDIRAVSETLVTLSQIVIDIPEIQGLEISPLLFNEQGAVAVNIAIDLSDKPGKPIIQPYPRELEEWIVLPKSGRRVIIRPVLAEDEPAHRAFHELQSPESIRYRFFQYRKHFSREDVAQMVQIDYDREMVFIANAPREDGEGEETLGTVRTWTDADNLQCEFAVMVHDKMKGEGLGVALMQKMIDYCRARGTMEMVGNVLPDNRPMLQLAEHLGFEIKFNTQEEVMDLRLVLNEPEKDWQRERLGKSAH; this is encoded by the coding sequence TTGAGTACCCGTTACCTGGAAAGCCTGTTCAACCCTGCATCCATTGCGGTGATAGGCGCGTCGGAGCGGGCCGACAACCTGGGCGGCATGGTGCTACGGAACCTGATGGGGGGCGGCTACCCCGGGCGCTTGCTGGTCGTCAACCAGAACGACTACGAGAACGTGCACGGTGTGCCCTGCGTGCGCCGGGTATCCAAGATGGATTTTTGCCCGGATCTCGCCATCATCTGCACGCCGCCTGATACCGTGGCCAAAACCATCAAGAAACTCGGCGAGGCCGGGGTGCGCACCGCCATCGTGATGACCGGCGGCATGTCCCGCACCCACAGCAAGACCGGCCAGCCGCTGATGTATGCGGTGCGGGAAGCGGCGAGGGAAACCGGCATTCGCGTGCTCGGGCCTAATACCATCGGCCTGATGGTGCCCGCCCGCAGCCTCAACGCGACCTATGCCCATATGGGGGCCATCCCCGGTCGTGTGGCGTTTGTGGGGCAGTCAGGTACCATTGCCAGCTCGGTGCTCGACTGGGCCTTCGCCCGGGGTGTCGGGTTCTCCTATTTCCTGACCCTCGGCGACGGGATGGACATTGATCACGACGATCTGATCGATTATCTGGCCCAGGACACCCAGACCCGTGCCATTTTGCTGCACATAGAGAACATACCAAACGCCCGGCGGTTCATGTCGGCGGTTCGTGTTGCTTCCCGCACCAAGCCGGTTATTGCCGTGAAATCCGGCCGGGTACCCGAGTCCGAGTGGTTCCCCCACGAACTGCCGGCAGGCCTGAAACGCAGCGATCCGATCTACGACGCCATGCTGCAGCGGGCCGGTGTGCTCCGGGTCGACGGCCTGGGGCAGATGTTCGACGCCCTGGAGACGCTGACGAGGATGCGCCCGTTGCGCCGGGAATCCCTTGCGATCATGGCCAATGGCGTCGGGCCGGGTGTACTGGCGGTCGACCGGCTGGCGGATCTGGGCGGCGAACTGGCCCGTATGTCAGAATCCAGCATTGAAGCACTCGCCGAACTCCTGCCACCGTACTGGACCCGGAAAAACCCGATTGACCTTAATTACGACGCCTCGCCGGAACTGTACGGCCAGGCCATCAAGATCCTGGCCCGGGATCCGGAAGTGGCCAATGTGCTGGTGATGTATGCGCCGAGCCTCACTGAAGACAGTCTGAGAATCGCGGACGCGGTGGTTCAGGCCTCCAAAGGCACCCGGTTGAACGTGTTCACCTGCTGGCTCGGCCAGAGCACGGTGATGGATTCAAGGGAGGAGTTCTACCGGGCCGGCCTGCCTTCGTTCTTCAATCCGGAAAAGGCGGTGATGGCGTTCATGCAGCACGTCCGCCACCAGCGAGTCCAGAGGCTGCTCACCGAGACACCGGAATCCTTCACCGATCATTTTGCCGATCGCACCCAGACCCGGCGTCTGGTGGCATCCGCCAGGCGTTCGGGGCGCTACCACCTTTCCAACCGCGAAGCCCGAGACCTGGTGCGCGATTATGGCATCAGCACCATCGAAACCATGTACTGCGACGATATGGAAGAAGTGCTGGAAGTATTTGCGGTGGAGCGTCGCCCCATCGACATCACGATCATTCACGAGCAGGCGTGCCATCCGTTCCTGGATTTGAGCCCGACCCAGCGTCGCTACAAGGGGACCGTCCAGAAGCTCAACAGCGAGGCTGCCATCATGGATTCCTGCCGCTACCTGATGGAGGAGTACCGCAAGCATTTCCCGGACAGCGGCTTTCTGGGCTTTGCGGTGCAACGCTCCTACCAGCACGTGGGCGGTATCGAATTCAGTGTGGGCATCACCCGCGATCCCCTGTTTGGCCCGCTGGTGGTCTGTGGCGCTGCCGGCGCGCAGATTAATGTGATGACCGACCGGCAGATTGCGCTGCCGCCGCTGAACATGGTGCTTGCCCGTGAGCTCTTGCGCCGCACCTATATGTACAAGCTTCTCAAGGAACACAGCCTGAAGCCGGAAGAGGATATCCGGGCGGTGTCCGAGACCCTGGTGACGCTTTCGCAAATCGTAATCGACATTCCTGAAATCCAGGGTCTGGAAATTTCACCGCTGTTGTTCAACGAGCAGGGCGCGGTTGCGGTGAACATTGCGATTGATCTGTCGGATAAGCCCGGCAAGCCCATTATCCAGCCCTATCCGCGAGAGCTTGAGGAGTGGATCGTGCTGCCGAAATCCGGCCGGCGGGTCATCATCCGCCCGGTGCTGGCCGAGGACGAGCCCGCCCACCGGGCCTTTCACGAACTGCAGTCGCCGGAGTCCATCCGTTACCGGTTCTTCCAGTATCGCAAGCACTTTTCCCGGGAAGACGTCGCCCAGATGGTGCAGATCGACTACGACCGGGAGATGGTGTTCATCGCCAACGCGCCCCGCGAAGACGGCGAGGGCGAGGAAACCCTGGGCACCGTGCGCACCTGGACTGATGCCGACAACCTGCAGTGCGAGTTTGCCGTGATGGTGCACGACAAGATGAAGGGCGAGGGTCTGGGCGTCGCCCTCATGCAGAAGATGATTGATTACTGCAGGGCCAGAGGCACCATGGAAATGGTCGGCAACGTGCTGCCGGACAACCGCCCGATGCTGCAGTTGGCCGAACACCTGGGCTTCGAGATCAAGTTCAATACCCAGGAAGAAGTTATGGACTTGCGGCTGGTGTTGAACGAACCGGAAAAGGACTGGCAGCGGGAGCGGCTGGGCAAGAGCGCCCACTGA
- the rdgC gene encoding recombination-associated protein RdgC, with product MWFRNARVFRFTKPFAITAEELEEKLGADAFKPCGPQETSRQGWVPPLGKHGEQLVHSAGGYHLIALRKEEKILPGPVVKEAVEERAEAIEFEQSRKVRRKEKDEIKEQVMLEMLPQAFSRNRRCYAYLAPQDGVLVVDAGSAKQAEDLASTLRKSLGSLPVRPPAVEQAPAFTFTGWLNETIDLPGSIVLGSECELKDPSEDGGVVSCKGLDLRADEIRNHLDAGMQVTKLALTWDDNVSFVLDEELGIRRLKFGETLQEQLDDVDVDDAVAKFDAAFTLMTLELSRLIPGLLEALGGEDRSAIVEE from the coding sequence ATGTGGTTTCGTAATGCCCGCGTATTCCGTTTTACCAAGCCCTTCGCCATTACCGCTGAGGAACTCGAGGAAAAGCTGGGGGCGGATGCCTTCAAACCCTGCGGACCTCAGGAAACGAGCCGCCAGGGCTGGGTGCCTCCCCTTGGCAAGCATGGAGAACAGCTGGTGCACAGCGCCGGTGGCTATCACCTGATTGCCCTGCGCAAAGAAGAAAAGATCCTCCCCGGGCCTGTGGTCAAAGAGGCCGTTGAGGAGCGGGCCGAAGCCATCGAGTTCGAACAGAGCCGGAAGGTCCGCCGCAAGGAAAAGGACGAGATCAAGGAACAGGTCATGCTGGAAATGCTGCCCCAGGCCTTCTCCAGGAACCGTCGCTGTTATGCCTATCTGGCACCACAGGACGGCGTTCTGGTGGTGGATGCCGGCTCGGCGAAACAGGCCGAAGACCTGGCGTCCACCCTGCGCAAGAGCCTGGGTTCGCTGCCGGTTCGGCCGCCGGCGGTAGAGCAGGCACCGGCCTTTACCTTTACCGGGTGGCTTAACGAAACCATCGATCTGCCCGGCAGCATTGTTCTGGGCAGCGAGTGTGAACTGAAAGACCCGTCGGAAGATGGCGGCGTGGTGAGCTGCAAGGGCCTGGATCTGAGGGCCGACGAGATCCGCAATCACCTCGACGCCGGTATGCAGGTCACCAAACTCGCCCTGACCTGGGACGACAACGTGTCGTTTGTGCTGGATGAAGAGCTGGGCATTCGTCGCCTGAAGTTCGGCGAAACGCTGCAGGAGCAGCTCGACGATGTCGACGTGGACGACGCCGTCGCCAAGTTCGATGCTGCCTTCACCCTGATGACCCTGGAACTGTCCCGTCTGATTCCCGGCCTGCTGGAGGCCCTGGGCGGCGAGGATCGTTCGGCCATTGTTGAAGAATAA
- a CDS encoding YciK family oxidoreductase, producing MQDYQAPADLLKDRIIMVTGAGSGIGRAAAKAYAAHGATVILVGRTVSKLETVYDEIEAAGHPKPAIVPMNFEGAAVKDYEELAMTLEDNFGQLDGLLHNAAILGDRSPVELYDPETWNKVMHVNATAPFLLSRAMIPLLRKSDNASVIFTSSGVGRKAKAYWGAYAVSKFAVEGLSQLLSEELDDDRHNIRVNSLNPGATRTNMRAHAYPAENPQQNPAPEALMPVYLYLMGKDSRDVNGQRLDAQPK from the coding sequence ATGCAGGATTACCAGGCACCCGCCGATCTTCTGAAAGACCGCATCATCATGGTGACGGGCGCGGGTAGTGGTATTGGCCGGGCAGCCGCGAAAGCCTACGCCGCCCACGGCGCCACTGTCATTCTGGTAGGGCGCACAGTCAGCAAGCTCGAAACGGTTTACGACGAGATTGAGGCAGCTGGCCATCCCAAACCCGCGATCGTTCCCATGAACTTTGAAGGGGCCGCGGTCAAGGATTACGAAGAACTGGCCATGACTCTGGAAGACAACTTCGGGCAACTGGATGGCCTGCTGCATAACGCGGCCATTCTGGGCGACCGCAGCCCCGTTGAGCTCTACGACCCGGAGACCTGGAACAAGGTCATGCACGTGAATGCAACAGCGCCGTTTCTGCTGAGCCGGGCCATGATCCCCCTGCTTCGCAAATCCGATAACGCCTCGGTGATCTTCACCTCCTCCGGCGTAGGCCGGAAAGCCAAGGCCTATTGGGGCGCCTATGCGGTGTCCAAGTTTGCAGTGGAAGGCCTGAGCCAGTTGCTTTCAGAGGAACTGGACGACGACCGCCACAACATTCGGGTAAACAGTCTGAACCCGGGCGCTACGCGTACCAACATGAGAGCCCATGCGTACCCGGCAGAAAACCCGCAGCAGAATCCGGCGCCAGAGGCGTTGATGCCGGTTTATCTGTACCTCATGGGCAAAGACAGCCGGGATGTAAACGGCCAGAGACTGGATGCCCAGCCCAAGTAA
- a CDS encoding glutaredoxin family protein, with the protein MELLFYTTSQCHLCELAEALLINTPMPEPIPVDVVDIAQSEELVARYGTRIPVLRRNDTGAELDWPFTRDELLTFLQ; encoded by the coding sequence ATGGAACTGCTCTTTTACACCACGAGCCAGTGCCATTTGTGCGAACTGGCCGAAGCCCTGCTGATCAACACGCCCATGCCGGAACCGATTCCGGTCGATGTGGTGGACATTGCCCAGTCCGAAGAGCTGGTGGCACGCTACGGCACCCGGATACCGGTGCTCAGGCGCAATGACACCGGTGCGGAGCTGGACTGGCCGTTTACCAGGGATGAATTACTCACATTCCTGCAATGA
- the yaaA gene encoding peroxide stress protein YaaA produces the protein MLMVISPAKTLDYESPLATERYTQPDFLDDACELVDQLKELEPHQISNLMSISDKLGQLNAERFHNWHTPFTPENARQAVLAFKGDVYTGLDAESFSEQDFEFAQNHLRMLSGLYGVLKPLDLMQPYRLEMGTRFENKRGKDLYEFWGSKITEEVNRLLAADDGVLVNLASNEYFKAVRKKELDGRLVTPQFKDWKNGQYKMISFYAKKARGLMCRYAIQNRITQANDLKGFNLEGYYFSEDQSDNNNWVFLRDEQ, from the coding sequence ATGTTGATGGTTATTTCCCCTGCAAAAACGCTCGATTACGAGAGCCCACTGGCAACGGAGCGCTATACCCAGCCAGACTTTCTCGACGATGCCTGCGAACTGGTCGATCAGCTCAAGGAGCTGGAACCACACCAGATCAGCAACCTGATGAGCATCAGCGACAAGCTTGGCCAACTGAACGCCGAGCGCTTTCACAACTGGCACACGCCCTTTACGCCGGAAAATGCCCGGCAGGCAGTACTGGCCTTCAAGGGCGATGTATACACCGGCCTGGATGCGGAAAGCTTCAGCGAGCAGGATTTCGAGTTCGCCCAGAATCACCTGCGCATGCTGTCAGGTCTGTATGGTGTATTGAAACCACTCGACCTGATGCAGCCCTATCGGCTGGAAATGGGCACCCGCTTTGAAAACAAGCGAGGCAAGGACCTGTACGAGTTCTGGGGCAGCAAGATAACCGAGGAAGTCAATCGCCTGCTGGCAGCGGACGACGGGGTGCTGGTGAACCTGGCCTCCAACGAGTACTTCAAGGCGGTCAGAAAGAAAGAGCTGGATGGCCGCCTGGTAACCCCGCAATTCAAGGACTGGAAGAACGGTCAGTACAAGATGATCAGCTTCTACGCCAAGAAGGCGCGGGGCCTGATGTGCCGCTATGCCATCCAGAACCGCATCACCCAAGCCAACGACCTGAAAGGCTTCAACCTCGAAGGCTATTACTTCAGCGAAGACCAATCCGATAACAACAACTGGGTTTTCCTGCGTGACGAACAGTAA
- the gph gene encoding phosphoglycolate phosphatase (PGP is an essential enzyme in the glycolate salvage pathway in higher organisms (photorespiration in plants). Phosphoglycolate results from the oxidase activity of RubisCO in the Calvin cycle when concentrations of carbon dioxide are low relative to oxygen. This enzyme is a member of the Haloacid Dehalogenase (HAD) superfamily of aspartate-nucleophile hydrolase enzymes (PF00702).): protein MLVTPDSPPISAVLFDLDGTLIDTAPDFIRCLNQLRLQHGLAPLPAEQIRRSVSNGARAMIRVGFGLEPEHPDYLAKHTAFLDLYEAGVAEETRLFEGMEELLQALEHRGIPWGIVTNKPARFAVPLIEALGLSSRCATLVCPDHVTHRKPHPESLILACRQIGTEPGTGLYVGDHERDIEAGRNAGMRTVAVRYGYIEQPERVDLWQADLIADTVKDLAKLLQ, encoded by the coding sequence ATGCTCGTGACGCCTGATTCGCCCCCGATTTCCGCCGTTCTGTTCGATCTGGACGGCACGCTGATCGACACAGCGCCCGATTTCATTCGGTGCCTGAACCAGTTGCGCCTGCAACACGGTTTGGCACCGTTGCCAGCGGAGCAGATCCGACGCTCCGTTTCCAACGGCGCCCGCGCCATGATCCGGGTCGGTTTCGGGCTGGAACCCGAACACCCGGATTATCTGGCAAAGCACACGGCGTTCCTGGATCTGTACGAGGCAGGCGTTGCCGAGGAAACCCGACTGTTCGAGGGCATGGAGGAGCTCCTGCAGGCACTGGAGCATCGGGGAATCCCCTGGGGGATTGTGACCAACAAACCCGCCCGCTTTGCCGTCCCGCTCATTGAGGCACTTGGGTTGTCCTCCCGCTGCGCAACGCTGGTTTGCCCCGACCATGTTACCCACCGCAAGCCCCATCCGGAATCGCTGATCCTGGCCTGCCGCCAGATCGGTACCGAGCCCGGTACCGGCCTTTATGTGGGTGACCACGAACGCGATATTGAGGCCGGTCGGAATGCTGGCATGCGAACCGTGGCCGTGCGCTATGGCTATATCGAGCAACCCGAACGCGTTGATCTCTGGCAAGCGGACCTGATCGCCGATACCGTCAAAGACCTGGCAAAGCTGTTACAATAG
- a CDS encoding flagellar protein MotY, with protein MPIKSPDLKRSLLLAAGLLAGASTPLAVQATSYGAGIENSQWYLSESVFECRLVHEVPGYGRAVFNHRAGEDLSFFLEASTPLMRPGRGDLVVEAPVWRPGIAPRPVASVNVAEGNRQVSLGTRQAHVLAHSLLDGMRPTITREAWFDDRPVRVQVSNINFAGEFERYQRCTLNLLPVNFDQIQRSRVPFASGSTSLSDADRKLLDNIVSYVMADSTVERIFVDGHSDSIGSRIDNRALSEERANVVADYLKASGIDENMITVRAHGDQYPASNRPSDNRRTNIRLQRAGDRPELQQATGYGGEPTG; from the coding sequence ATGCCGATAAAATCCCCTGATTTGAAGCGATCACTGTTGCTCGCGGCCGGCCTGTTGGCCGGCGCGTCTACTCCCCTGGCGGTGCAGGCCACCAGCTATGGCGCCGGCATTGAAAACAGCCAGTGGTATCTGTCCGAGTCCGTGTTCGAGTGTCGCCTGGTACACGAGGTGCCCGGCTACGGACGCGCGGTATTCAACCACCGCGCCGGCGAGGACCTGTCGTTTTTTCTGGAGGCAAGCACGCCCCTGATGCGGCCGGGCCGTGGCGATCTGGTGGTTGAGGCGCCGGTGTGGCGACCGGGCATCGCTCCCAGACCCGTGGCCAGCGTCAACGTCGCCGAGGGCAACAGACAGGTCTCGCTGGGAACCCGCCAGGCCCACGTTCTGGCACACAGCCTGCTGGACGGCATGCGACCCACGATTACCCGCGAGGCCTGGTTTGACGACCGGCCGGTGCGAGTGCAGGTGTCCAACATCAACTTTGCCGGCGAGTTCGAGCGCTATCAGCGCTGTACGTTGAACTTGCTGCCGGTGAACTTTGATCAGATCCAGCGTTCCAGGGTTCCGTTTGCCAGTGGCAGCACAAGCCTGTCAGACGCCGACCGGAAACTTCTCGATAATATCGTGTCCTACGTGATGGCGGACTCAACAGTGGAGCGCATCTTCGTGGATGGCCACAGCGACAGCATCGGAAGCCGGATCGACAACCGGGCTCTGTCGGAGGAGCGGGCCAATGTGGTAGCCGACTACCTCAAGGCCAGCGGCATCGACGAGAACATGATTACCGTCCGGGCCCACGGCGACCAGTACCCGGCGTCGAACCGTCCGTCCGACAACCGGCGCACCAATATCCGCTTGCAGCGGGCCGGCGACCGGCCAGAGTTGCAGCAGGCCACGGGCTATGGTGGCGAACCGACCGGGTAA